A region from the Aegilops tauschii subsp. strangulata cultivar AL8/78 chromosome 5, Aet v6.0, whole genome shotgun sequence genome encodes:
- the LOC109735467 gene encoding F-box/LRR-repeat protein 3, with protein sequence MATAIHGHLHKRRRVCSAAVPVAVAPIDSLADELLFLVLDRVAAADPRALKSFALASRACHAAESRHRRVLRPYRADLLRAALARYPTAVRLDLTLCPRVPGAALAALSSAPMPSLRAVDLSRSRGFGAPGLAALVAACPGLADLDLSNGVDLGDAAAAELARARGLQRLCLSRCKPMTDMGLGCIAVGCPDLRELTLNWCLGITDLGVQLLALKCKKLRTLNLSYTMISKDCLPAIMKLPNLEVLALAGCVGIDDDALGGLENECSKSLRVLDLLTCRNVTHTGVSSVVKAVPNLLELNLSYCCNVTPSLGKCFQMLPRLQTLKLEGCKIMADGLKYIGISCVSLRELSLSKCSGVTDTDLSFVVSRLKNLLKLDITCNRNITDVSLAAITSSCPSLISLRMESCSHFSSEGLRLIGKRCCHLEELDITDSDLDDEGLKALSGCSKLSVLKIGICMRISDEGLIHIGKSCPELRDIDLYRSGGISDEGVTQIAQGCPMLESINLSYCTEITDVSLASLSKCAKLNTLEIRGCPSVSSAGLSEIAIGCRLLAELDVKKCFAINDVGMLFLSQFSHSLRQINLSYCSVTDIGLLSLSSICGLQNMTIVHLAGITPNGLMAALMVSGGLTRVKLHAAFRSMMPPHMLKVVEARGCAFQWIDKPFKVEQERCDIWQQQSRDVLVR encoded by the exons ATGGCCACGGCGATCCACGGCCACCTCCACAAGCGCCGACGCGTCTGCTCTGCCGCGGTTCCGGTTGCGGTCGCGCCGATCGACTCGCTGGCCGACGAGCTTCTTTTCTTGGTCCTGGACCGGGTGGCGGCCGCCGATCCGCGCGCGCTCAAGTCCTTCGCGCTCGCCTCCCGCGCCTGCCACGCCGCCGAGTCGCGCCACCGCCGCGTGCTCCGCCCGTACCGCGCCGACCTCCTCCGCGCCGCGCTCGCCCGCTACCCCACCGCCGTCCGCCTGGACCTCACCCTCTGCCCGCGCGTCCCCGGCGCGGCCCTCGCCGCTCTCTCCTCCGCGCCCATGCCTTCCCTCCGCGCCGTCGACCTCTCCCGCTCCCGCGGCTTCGGGGCGCCCGGCCTcgccgcgctcgtcgccgcctGCCCCGGCCTCGCTGACCTCGACCTCTCCAATGGGGTCGACCTCGGGGACGCGGCGGCCGCGGAGTTGGCCCGGGCGCGGGGCCTGCAGAGGCTCTGCCTTTCGCGCTGCAAGCCCATGACGGACATGGGGCTCGGCTGCATCGCCGTCGGGTGCCCGGACCTGCGGGAGCTCACGCTCAactggtgcctcgggatcacggATTTGGGGGTCCAGCTCCTCGCCCTCAAGTGCAAGAAACTCAGGACCCTGAATCTTTCCTACACCATG ATCTCCAAAGACTGCCTTCCAGCCATCATGAAGCTACCCAATCTTGAGGTGTTAGCACTGGCGGGATGTGTTGGAATAGATGATGATGCCCTTGGTGGTCTTGAGAATGAATGCAGCAAATCACTACGG GTGCTCGATTTGTTAACCTGTCGGAATGTCACTCATACGGGAGTTTCATCAGTTGTGAAGGCAGTGCCAAATCTCTTGGAATTGAATCTGTCGTACTGCTGTAAT GTTACTCCATCTTTGGGAAAATGCTTCCAAATGCTTCCTAGATTGCAGACCCTGAAATTGGAAGGCTGCAAGATCATGGCTGATGGACTAAAATACATTGGAATTTCTTGTGTCTCTTTAAGAGAGTTGAGCCTGAGCAAGTGCTCAGGAGTGACAGATACTGATCTGTCTTTCGTTGTGTCAAGACTAAAGAATTTGCTGAAGCTGGACATTACTTGCAATCGCAATATCACTGATGTTTCATTAGCTGCCATCACTAGCTCATGCCCATCCCTCATCTCTCTAAGAATGGAATCCTGTAGTCATTTTTCTAGTGAAGGGCTCCGACTGATTGGGAAGCGCTGTTGCCATTTGGAAGAGTTGGATATCACAGACAGTGATTTGGATGATGAAG GCTTGAAAGCTCTGTCTGGATGCAGCAAACTGTCAGTCTTAAAAATTGGAATATGCATGAGGATAAGTGATGAAGGCCTTATCCACATTGGGAAGTCTTGTCCAGAACTCCGAGATATTGATTTGTATAGGTCTGGGGGTATTAGTGATGAGGGGGTTACTCAAATTGCTCAAGGTTGTCCAATGCTAGAGTCTATCAACCTGTCCTACTGTACAGAAATAACAGATGTTTCGTTGGCGTCGCTCTCAAAATGTGCAAAGCTGAACACACTGGAGATCCGTGGTTGCCCCAGTGTTTCATCTGCTGGGCTCTCAGAAATAGCAATAGGATGCAGGCTACTTGCCGAGCTTGATGTCAAGAAATGCTTTGCGATCAATGATGTGGGGATGCTTTTTCTTTCCCAGTTCTCTCATAGCCTCCGTCAG ATAAACTTGTCATACTGTTCGGTCACCGACATTGGACTCCTGTCCCTCTCTAGCATATGTGGGCTTCAGAACATGACGATTGTACACTTGGCGGGTATTACACCTAATGGCTTGATGGCTGCTCTTATGGTCTCTGGTGGTTTGACAAGGGTGAAGCTTCACGCAGCGTTCAGATCTATGATGCCTCCGCATATGCTCAAAGTCGTCGAGGCTCGCGGCTGTGCTTTCCAGTGGATTGATAAACCATTCAAG GTCGAGCAAGAACGATGCGACATATGGCAACAACAGTCTCGAGATGTGCTTGTACGATGA